Proteins co-encoded in one Chroicocephalus ridibundus chromosome 6, bChrRid1.1, whole genome shotgun sequence genomic window:
- the LOC134517795 gene encoding tubulin alpha-3 chain isoform X1, which translates to MRECISIHVGQAGVQIGNACWELYCLEHGIQPDGQMPSDKTMGSGDDSFNTFFSETGAGKHVPRAVFVDLEPTVVDEVRTGTYRQLFHPEQLITGKEDAANNYARGHYTIGKEIVDLVLDRIRKLADLCTGLQGFLIFHSFGGGTGSGFASLLMERLSVDYGKKSKLEFAIYPAPQVSTAVVEPYNSILTTHTTLEHSDCAFMVDNEAIYDICRRNLDIERPTYTNLNRLIGQIVSSITASLRFDGALNVDLTEFQTNLVPYPRIHFPLVTYAPVISAEKAYHEQLSVAEITNACFEPANQMVKCDPRHGKYMACCMLYRGDVVPKDVNAAIATIKTKRTIQFVDWCPTGFKVGINYQPPTVVPGGDLAKVQRAVCMLSNTTAIAEAWARLDHKFDLMYAKRAFVHWYVGEGMEEGEFSEAREDLAALEKDYEEVGIDSVEAEAEEADEYLEN; encoded by the exons ATG CGTGAATGCATATCCATCCATGTTGGTCAGGCTGGTGTTCAGATTGGAAATGCGTGTTGGGAATTGTATTGTCTTGAACATGGGATCCAGCCTGATGGTCAAATGCCAAGTGATAAAACTATGGGAAGTGGAGATGATTCATTTAACACTTTCTTCAGTGAGACAGGAGCTGGTAAACATGTTCCCAGAGCAGTGTTTGTGGACCTTGAGCCAACCGTAGTTG aTGAAGTGCGTACAGGTACATATAGGCAGTTATTCCATCCTGAGCAGCTCATTACTGGGAAAGAGGATGCAGCCAATAATTATGCCAGAGGCCATTATACTATTGGAAAAGAGATTGTTGATCTAGTGCTAGACCGCATTCGCAAACTG GCTGATCTGTGCACAGGGCTGCAAGGCTTCCTTATCTTTCATAGTTTTGGAGGTGGCACTGGTTCAGGGTTTGCGTCTCTGCTCATGGAAAGGCTCTCTGttgattatggaaaaaaatctaaactagAGTTTGCGATTTACCCAGCACCACAAGTTTCCACAGCTGTGGTGGAACCTTACAACTCGATTCTAACTACCCACACAACATTAGAGCATTCAGACTGTGCCTTCATGGTAGATAATGAAGCCATTTACGACATATGTCGTCGTAACCTTGACATTGAACGTCCCACTTACACCAATTTAAACCGATTAATTGGGCAAATCGTTTCATCCATCACAGCTTCACTGCGTTTTGATGGAGCCCTCAATGTAGATCTGACAGAATTTCAAACTAACCTTGTTCCATACCCACGCATCCATTTCCCCCTGGTAACATACGCCCCTGTCATCTCCGCTGAAAAAGCATATCATGAGCAGTTATCTGTGGCTGAGATCACCAATGCTTGTTTTGAACCTGCCAACCAGATGGTAAAATGCGATCCTCGCCATGGCAAATACATGGCCTGCTGTATGTTATACAGAGGTGATGTTGTTCCCAAAGACGTCAATGCCGCGATCGCTACTATCAAGACTAAACGTACAATTCAATTTGTGGACTGGTGCCCAACTGGATTCAAG gtGGGCATTAATTACCAGCCTCCAACTGTGGTGCCAGGCGGTGACCTCGCAAAGGTGCAGCGGGCTGTGTGCATGCTAAGCAATACAACTGCTATTGCTGAAGCGTGGGCTCGTCTCGACCACAAATTTGACTTGATGTATGCTAAGCGTGCCTTCGTACATTGGTATGTTGGGGAAGGAATGGAGGAAGGAGAATTTTCTGAAGCCCGGGAAGATCTGGCTGCCCTTGAAAAAGATTATGAAGAAGTCGGCATAGACTCAGTGGAAGCAGAGGCTGAAGAAGCAGATGAGTATTTAGAAAACTGA
- the LOC134517795 gene encoding tubulin alpha-3 chain isoform X2: MPSDKTMGSGDDSFNTFFSETGAGKHVPRAVFVDLEPTVVDEVRTGTYRQLFHPEQLITGKEDAANNYARGHYTIGKEIVDLVLDRIRKLADLCTGLQGFLIFHSFGGGTGSGFASLLMERLSVDYGKKSKLEFAIYPAPQVSTAVVEPYNSILTTHTTLEHSDCAFMVDNEAIYDICRRNLDIERPTYTNLNRLIGQIVSSITASLRFDGALNVDLTEFQTNLVPYPRIHFPLVTYAPVISAEKAYHEQLSVAEITNACFEPANQMVKCDPRHGKYMACCMLYRGDVVPKDVNAAIATIKTKRTIQFVDWCPTGFKVGINYQPPTVVPGGDLAKVQRAVCMLSNTTAIAEAWARLDHKFDLMYAKRAFVHWYVGEGMEEGEFSEAREDLAALEKDYEEVGIDSVEAEAEEADEYLEN; the protein is encoded by the exons ATGCCAAGTGATAAAACTATGGGAAGTGGAGATGATTCATTTAACACTTTCTTCAGTGAGACAGGAGCTGGTAAACATGTTCCCAGAGCAGTGTTTGTGGACCTTGAGCCAACCGTAGTTG aTGAAGTGCGTACAGGTACATATAGGCAGTTATTCCATCCTGAGCAGCTCATTACTGGGAAAGAGGATGCAGCCAATAATTATGCCAGAGGCCATTATACTATTGGAAAAGAGATTGTTGATCTAGTGCTAGACCGCATTCGCAAACTG GCTGATCTGTGCACAGGGCTGCAAGGCTTCCTTATCTTTCATAGTTTTGGAGGTGGCACTGGTTCAGGGTTTGCGTCTCTGCTCATGGAAAGGCTCTCTGttgattatggaaaaaaatctaaactagAGTTTGCGATTTACCCAGCACCACAAGTTTCCACAGCTGTGGTGGAACCTTACAACTCGATTCTAACTACCCACACAACATTAGAGCATTCAGACTGTGCCTTCATGGTAGATAATGAAGCCATTTACGACATATGTCGTCGTAACCTTGACATTGAACGTCCCACTTACACCAATTTAAACCGATTAATTGGGCAAATCGTTTCATCCATCACAGCTTCACTGCGTTTTGATGGAGCCCTCAATGTAGATCTGACAGAATTTCAAACTAACCTTGTTCCATACCCACGCATCCATTTCCCCCTGGTAACATACGCCCCTGTCATCTCCGCTGAAAAAGCATATCATGAGCAGTTATCTGTGGCTGAGATCACCAATGCTTGTTTTGAACCTGCCAACCAGATGGTAAAATGCGATCCTCGCCATGGCAAATACATGGCCTGCTGTATGTTATACAGAGGTGATGTTGTTCCCAAAGACGTCAATGCCGCGATCGCTACTATCAAGACTAAACGTACAATTCAATTTGTGGACTGGTGCCCAACTGGATTCAAG gtGGGCATTAATTACCAGCCTCCAACTGTGGTGCCAGGCGGTGACCTCGCAAAGGTGCAGCGGGCTGTGTGCATGCTAAGCAATACAACTGCTATTGCTGAAGCGTGGGCTCGTCTCGACCACAAATTTGACTTGATGTATGCTAAGCGTGCCTTCGTACATTGGTATGTTGGGGAAGGAATGGAGGAAGGAGAATTTTCTGAAGCCCGGGAAGATCTGGCTGCCCTTGAAAAAGATTATGAAGAAGTCGGCATAGACTCAGTGGAAGCAGAGGCTGAAGAAGCAGATGAGTATTTAGAAAACTGA